One window of Colias croceus chromosome 6, ilColCroc2.1 genomic DNA carries:
- the LOC123692395 gene encoding uncharacterized protein LOC123692395, protein MARHIDEDKIHFLLLEVKSNEVNSSAREPEDHIKADPVHEMEDDDEVSIVNEEQFPDQDYEASSNTSPQRSIEDATPSTSADPSDLIIRPSRPILLGKDKHIWSSEQSRSQSRRPSRNIDT, encoded by the exons ATGGCTCGTCACATCGACGAAG ataagattcattttttattattagaagtCAAAAGCAATGAGGTAAATTCATCTGCGAGAGAGCCTGAAGACCACATTAAGGCTGATCCAGTGCATGAAATGGAGGATGATGATGAAGTTTCTATTGTAAATGAAGAGCAATTTCCAGATCAAGATTATGAGGCAAGTAGTAATACATCTCCGCAACGTTCAATTGAAGACGCGACACCTAGCACTTCAGCTGACCCTAGCGATTTGATTATAAGACCATCGCGTCCCATTCTTCTTGGGAAAGATAAACACATATGGTCATCAGAACAGTCAAGGTCACAAAGCAGAAGACCTTCAAGGAACATAGATACATAA